The sequence AACCTTTGTTGATTTCGTTATGGTAACTATTCCTTTCTTAGAAATTAACCAATTTATCGCAATTTGAGACTGCGCCTTGTTGTATTTTTTAGCCAGTTCATCTAAGATTTTAAAACCAGGTTTTGCGAGTTCGCCTTTTGCAAGGGGTCTCCATGCGATAATGAGAATATTATTTTCCTGGCAATAGGGAATTATTTTTGATTCCATATCATTCGTCACTCTACCTTCGTTCCTTACGAGCAGGTTGTATTCAATTTGATTAGCAACGATTTTGTTTTTCGTATGTTTCTGCGCCTCTTTTATTTGTTCTGCCGTAAAATTACTTACTCCAATGCACTTCACCAGTTTTTGTTCACCCAGAAAATCCATTGCCTTCATGGTTTCCTGTATTGGGATGTCAGGATTAGGCGCATGAATCAAATATAAATCAATATAGTCCGTATTTAGTCTTTGCAGACTTCCTTTTGCAGAAGCAAGGAGATCTTCGTAGCTTAAATGATCGGGTGAAACTTTCGAAGTGATAAATAGGTTTTTTCTATCAAAAGCACTGATTGCCCTTCCAACCAATTCTTCTGAATGTCCCTGGGCATACGCTTCTGCGGTATCAATGTGAGTTATTCCAAGTTTGATCGCAGTTTTCATTGCAGAAATATCTTCACTATCATACATAGTGTCTGCCACATCTCCTCCGCCAATAGTCCATGTTCCAAGACCTATAACAGGTATTGTGATAGTATCTGTCAACTTTTTGAATTCCATACTTGTCTCGCATTAAAATCTTATGGGGTATTTCTCAATTACATCCTTCCATTTCGTAAATGTAATAACCGCTCTCTTTAATGGCCTTTTCAACATCCTCTGATGCATCTTCCATGTGACAGAAGCGACATTCTTTCGTCGTAAGTGGTTGCCCTTCCTGTTCAACTATTTTTAGATATTCAAGACCATATTGAATGGCCTTTTCGTGTGGTTGATCCTTTGGGACGATAATATCAAAATGCATTTTTTCCCCGTTTTTCTTCACGACGTAGGTATCGTAAACAGCTACTTTCATAGATTTTTCTTTCTTTTTTTAGAATGAAATTAACAGGTTTTTAGGACTTGGTCTTTAACAAACATATCGACGGTCCTCATCCCATCAATTATTATTTTGAGATAGACGGTATTTAGTGGTTCAGTAATTATCTTTTTTTCCAATTGTAGCATCATTGCTAAAAACATCCCAAGGCTTTCTCTCTATTCCCATGCATTTTGACTTACTTCTAACGCCTTTATTGTGCTTGAAAATTGCTATTGTCTATTTTGCCTGTCCTTTCGAGATAATCAAGAAGAAGATAAAAGTATAATGCCCCTTTATAAGAATTCCACCTGGAAAGTATTTTGCGCACAGAATCTGGATCAGGCACAGTTTTAAGCCCTAACCAATACGCGAGCTTGTTTCTTATGCCTACATCATCAGCAGGAATAACGTCTAGTTTACCAAGGCCGCGCAATAAAACATATTCCGCTGTCCACATCCCTACTCCACGGATCTCAAGAAGTTTTTCCAAAGCGGCTGCAGCGCTAAGTTCTCCAAATTGTTCCGCGACCCATTTCTCTTTAACTGCCGTTATTGCCGCGTTCAAAATATACTCGGCCTTATGCCGGCTAAAACCTAATTTCATAAGATCCCCGTGTTTTGCGTCCGATAAATCCACAGGTCGCGGAAATGCCCTGGATTCTTCGAATTTCAAACCATATTTTACACATAAACGGTTGAGCAGATGAATGCCCACATGTAATGAAAGCTGC is a genomic window of Candidatus Brocadia sp. containing:
- a CDS encoding aldo/keto reductase, yielding MEFKKLTDTITIPVIGLGTWTIGGGDVADTMYDSEDISAMKTAIKLGITHIDTAEAYAQGHSEELVGRAISAFDRKNLFITSKVSPDHLSYEDLLASAKGSLQRLNTDYIDLYLIHAPNPDIPIQETMKAMDFLGEQKLVKCIGVSNFTAEQIKEAQKHTKNKIVANQIEYNLLVRNEGRVTNDMESKIIPYCQENNILIIAWRPLAKGELAKPGFKILDELAKKYNKAQSQIAINWLISKKGIVTITKSTKVEHLKENLGAIGWKLQQEDIDRLNNEFIS
- a CDS encoding DUF2024 family protein; the protein is MKVAVYDTYVVKKNGEKMHFDIIVPKDQPHEKAIQYGLEYLKIVEQEGQPLTTKECRFCHMEDASEDVEKAIKESGYYIYEMEGCN
- a CDS encoding DNA-3-methyladenine glycosylase 2 family protein; translation: MRFFTLSPKPPFRLDLTAWALRRLPINLIDRWDNGEYRRVLTLDGTPAEVSVSQIGTSEKPKLVIKVKAKRDDMIKRQEVISVLKKILGMEVNLTGFYHLACRDKRLFFLLSRFDGLKPPRFASVFEALINGFACQQLSLHVGIHLLNRLCVKYGLKFEESRAFPRPVDLSDAKHGDLMKLGFSRHKAEYILNAAITAVKEKWVAEQFGELSAAAALEKLLEIRGVGMWTAEYVLLRGLGKLDVIPADDVGIRNKLAYWLGLKTVPDPDSVRKILSRWNSYKGALYFYLLLDYLERTGKIDNSNFQAQ